The Thunnus thynnus chromosome 2, fThuThy2.1, whole genome shotgun sequence genome includes a region encoding these proteins:
- the LOC137198252 gene encoding transducin-like enhancer protein 1 isoform X4 — protein sequence MFPQGRHPTPHQAPGQPFKFTIPESLDRIKEEFQFLQAQYHSLKLECEKLASEKTEMQRHYVMYYEMSYGLNIEMHKQTEIAKRLNTICAQVIPFLSQEHQQQVVQAVERAKQVTMAELNAVIGQHLSHSHGGAPVPLTPHPAGLHPSQLGGSAGLLALSGALGAIPPHLVGKDGGDKKPHLSGPDSHPAGPEHLRDREPGTSNSLLPESLRNSDKRRNGPDFSNDTKKRKVEDKDSSHYDSDGEKSDDNLVVDVSNEDPTSPRGTPLPSPRENGLDKARLLKKDPCSPASTASSASSSSLKSKEMAMRDKAGTPGLKSSTPTPRGDSTPGPSSTPGIRPSLSKPPSMEIPHPPTAGLRTPLAVPGPYPGAFGMLPHAAGMNGELAGAAGAAAYAAGLHNMSPQMSAAAAAAVAAYGRSPMVGFDPHPHMRVPGMPPSLTGIPGGKPAYSFHVAADGQMQPVPFPPDALVGPGIPRHARQINTLNHGEVVCAVTISNPTRHVYTGGKGCVKVWDISHPGNKSPVSQLDCLNRDNYIRSCRLLPDGRTLIVGGEASTLSIWDLATPTPRIKAELTSSAPACYALAISPDSKVCFSCCSDGNIAVWDLHNQTLVRQFQGHTDGASCIDISNDGTKLWTGGLDNTVRSWDLREGRQLQQHDFTSQIFSLGYCPTGEWLAVGMESSNVEVLHVTKPDKYQLHLHESCVLSLQFAYCGKWFVSTGKDNLLNAWRTPYGASIFQSKESSSVLSCDISVDDKYIVTGSGDKKATVYEVIY from the exons TACTACGAGATGTCTTATGGCCTCAACATCGAAATGCACAAACAG acTGAGATTGCCAAGAGACTAAACACCATCTGTGCACAAGTCATCCCCTTCCTCTCACAGGAG catcagcagcaggtGGTCCAAGCTGTGGAGCGGGCCAAACAGGTGACCATGGCAGAGCTTAATGCTGTCATCGGG CAGCACCTATCCCATAGCCATGGTGGTGCCCCTGTGCCCCTTACTCCCCACCCCGCAGGCCTCCACCCGTCTCAGCTGGGTGGTTCAGCTGGTCTCCTGGCTCTATCAGGAGCACTTGGTGCTATTCCTCCTCATCTGGTGGGAAAAGACGGTGGGGATAAAAAGCCCCACCTGTCCGGACCAGACTCGCACCCTGCAGGACCTGAGCACCTGAGAG ACCGAGAACCCGGCACA AGTAACTCATTGCTGCCAGAAAGTCTCAGGAACTCAGATAAGCGACGTAACGGACCTGATTTTTCAAATGACACCAAGAAACGTAAAGTGGAGGACAAGGACTCCAGCCACTAT GATAGTGACGGGGAGAAAAGTGATGATAATTTAGTGGTGGATGTCTCAAATGAG GATCCAACTTCCCCCCGTGGGACGCCTCTCCCCTCCCCTAGAGAGAATGGCCTGGATAAAGCACGTCTCCTCAAGAAAGATCCCTGCAGTCCAGCCTCTACTGCGTCATCAGCTAGCTCCTCCTCCCTCAAGTCCAAAGAGATGGCAATG CGAGACAAAGCAGGAACACCTGGGCTAAAATCAAGCACACCCACACCTAGAGGTGATTCCACCCCTGGTCCAAGTTCTACACCTGGTATCCGGCCCAGCCTATCAAAACCCCCCTCCATGGAGATACCACATCCACCCA CTGCAGGTCTGCGGACTCCTCTGGCTGTGCCAGGCCCATACCCGGGTGCATTTGGTATGTTGCCCCATGCAGCAGGGATGAACGGGGAGCTTGCTGGAGCAGCTGGGGCTGCAGCCTATGCTGCTGGACTACACAACATGTCACCTCAGATGAGTGCTGCTGCGGCGGCCGCTGTGGCTGCGTATGGCCGTTCACCTATG GTTGGTTTTGATCCTCATCCTCACATGCGAGTTCCTGGAATGCCTCCCAGTCTGACAGGAATTCCTGGCGGCAAACC TGCCTATTCCTTTCACGTGGCAGCTGATGGACAGATGCAGCCAGTGCCGTTCCCACCAGATGCTCTAGTGGGCCCAGGGATCCCTCGCCACGCCCGTCAGATCAACACATTGAACCACGGAGAGGTGGTGTGCGCCGTTACCATCAGTAACCCCACCAGACACGTTTACACAGGAGGGAAGGGTTGCGTCAAGGTCTGGGACATTAGTCACCCAGGCAACAAGAGCCCCGTGTCGCAGCTCGACTGTCTG AACAGAGACAACTACATCCGCTCCTGTCGTCTCCTCCCTGATGGTCGGACGCTGATTGTGGGAGGTGAGGCCAGCACGTTGTCAATCTGGGATTTGGCCACGCCCACACCCAGGATTAAGGCAGAGTTAACATCATCAGCACCAGCATGCTACGCTCTGGCCATCAGCCCGGACTCCAAGGTCTGCTTCTCCTGTTGTAGCGATGGAAACATTGCTGTCTGGGATTTACACAACCAGACACTGGTCAG GCAGTTCCAGGGCCACACAGATGGAGCCAGCTGTATTGACATTTCCAATGATGGCACCAAGCTGTGGACTGGAGGCCTGGATAACACTGTCCGCTCCTGGGATCTCAGAGAGGGAcggcagctgcagcagcacgACTTTACATCACAG aTCTTCTCTCTTGGCTACTGTCCAACAGGAGAGTGGCTTGCTGTGGGAATGGAAAGCAGCAACGTTGAGGTCCTTCATGTCACCAAGCCTGACAAATACCAGCTTCATCTTCATGAGAGCTGTGTACTCTCTCTGCAGTTTGCCTACTGTG GCAAATGGTTTGTGAGCACAGGGAAGGATAACTTACTAAATGCATGGAGAACACCCTATGGAGCCAGCATATTCCAG tctAAAGAATCATCCTCGGTTCTAAGCTGCGACATATCCGTGGATGACAAATACATCGTCACTGGTTCAGGGGACAAGAAGGCAACTGTTTACGAGGTCATCTACTAA
- the LOC137198252 gene encoding transducin-like enhancer protein 1 isoform X3, producing the protein MFPQGRHPTPHQAPGQPFKFTIPESLDRIKEEFQFLQAQYHSLKLECEKLASEKTEMQRHYVMYYEMSYGLNIEMHKQTEIAKRLNTICAQVIPFLSQEHQQQVVQAVERAKQVTMAELNAVIGQQHLSHSHGGAPVPLTPHPAGLHPSQLGGSAGLLALSGALGAIPPHLVGKDGGDKKPHLSGPDSHPAGPEHLRDREPGTSNSLLPESLRNSDKRRNGPDFSNDTKKRKVEDKDSSHYDSDGEKSDDNLVVDVSNEDPTSPRGTPLPSPRENGLDKARLLKKDPCSPASTASSASSSSLKSKEMAMRDKAGTPGLKSSTPTPRGDSTPGPSSTPGIRPSLSKPPSMEIPHPPTAGLRTPLAVPGPYPGAFGMLPHAAGMNGELAGAAGAAAYAAGLHNMSPQMSAAAAAAVAAYGRSPMVGFDPHPHMRVPGMPPSLTGIPGGKPAYSFHVAADGQMQPVPFPPDALVGPGIPRHARQINTLNHGEVVCAVTISNPTRHVYTGGKGCVKVWDISHPGNKSPVSQLDCLNRDNYIRSCRLLPDGRTLIVGGEASTLSIWDLATPTPRIKAELTSSAPACYALAISPDSKVCFSCCSDGNIAVWDLHNQTLVRQFQGHTDGASCIDISNDGTKLWTGGLDNTVRSWDLREGRQLQQHDFTSQIFSLGYCPTGEWLAVGMESSNVEVLHVTKPDKYQLHLHESCVLSLQFAYCGKWFVSTGKDNLLNAWRTPYGASIFQSKESSSVLSCDISVDDKYIVTGSGDKKATVYEVIY; encoded by the exons TACTACGAGATGTCTTATGGCCTCAACATCGAAATGCACAAACAG acTGAGATTGCCAAGAGACTAAACACCATCTGTGCACAAGTCATCCCCTTCCTCTCACAGGAG catcagcagcaggtGGTCCAAGCTGTGGAGCGGGCCAAACAGGTGACCATGGCAGAGCTTAATGCTGTCATCGGG CAGCAGCACCTATCCCATAGCCATGGTGGTGCCCCTGTGCCCCTTACTCCCCACCCCGCAGGCCTCCACCCGTCTCAGCTGGGTGGTTCAGCTGGTCTCCTGGCTCTATCAGGAGCACTTGGTGCTATTCCTCCTCATCTGGTGGGAAAAGACGGTGGGGATAAAAAGCCCCACCTGTCCGGACCAGACTCGCACCCTGCAGGACCTGAGCACCTGAGAG ACCGAGAACCCGGCACA AGTAACTCATTGCTGCCAGAAAGTCTCAGGAACTCAGATAAGCGACGTAACGGACCTGATTTTTCAAATGACACCAAGAAACGTAAAGTGGAGGACAAGGACTCCAGCCACTAT GATAGTGACGGGGAGAAAAGTGATGATAATTTAGTGGTGGATGTCTCAAATGAG GATCCAACTTCCCCCCGTGGGACGCCTCTCCCCTCCCCTAGAGAGAATGGCCTGGATAAAGCACGTCTCCTCAAGAAAGATCCCTGCAGTCCAGCCTCTACTGCGTCATCAGCTAGCTCCTCCTCCCTCAAGTCCAAAGAGATGGCAATG CGAGACAAAGCAGGAACACCTGGGCTAAAATCAAGCACACCCACACCTAGAGGTGATTCCACCCCTGGTCCAAGTTCTACACCTGGTATCCGGCCCAGCCTATCAAAACCCCCCTCCATGGAGATACCACATCCACCCA CTGCAGGTCTGCGGACTCCTCTGGCTGTGCCAGGCCCATACCCGGGTGCATTTGGTATGTTGCCCCATGCAGCAGGGATGAACGGGGAGCTTGCTGGAGCAGCTGGGGCTGCAGCCTATGCTGCTGGACTACACAACATGTCACCTCAGATGAGTGCTGCTGCGGCGGCCGCTGTGGCTGCGTATGGCCGTTCACCTATG GTTGGTTTTGATCCTCATCCTCACATGCGAGTTCCTGGAATGCCTCCCAGTCTGACAGGAATTCCTGGCGGCAAACC TGCCTATTCCTTTCACGTGGCAGCTGATGGACAGATGCAGCCAGTGCCGTTCCCACCAGATGCTCTAGTGGGCCCAGGGATCCCTCGCCACGCCCGTCAGATCAACACATTGAACCACGGAGAGGTGGTGTGCGCCGTTACCATCAGTAACCCCACCAGACACGTTTACACAGGAGGGAAGGGTTGCGTCAAGGTCTGGGACATTAGTCACCCAGGCAACAAGAGCCCCGTGTCGCAGCTCGACTGTCTG AACAGAGACAACTACATCCGCTCCTGTCGTCTCCTCCCTGATGGTCGGACGCTGATTGTGGGAGGTGAGGCCAGCACGTTGTCAATCTGGGATTTGGCCACGCCCACACCCAGGATTAAGGCAGAGTTAACATCATCAGCACCAGCATGCTACGCTCTGGCCATCAGCCCGGACTCCAAGGTCTGCTTCTCCTGTTGTAGCGATGGAAACATTGCTGTCTGGGATTTACACAACCAGACACTGGTCAG GCAGTTCCAGGGCCACACAGATGGAGCCAGCTGTATTGACATTTCCAATGATGGCACCAAGCTGTGGACTGGAGGCCTGGATAACACTGTCCGCTCCTGGGATCTCAGAGAGGGAcggcagctgcagcagcacgACTTTACATCACAG aTCTTCTCTCTTGGCTACTGTCCAACAGGAGAGTGGCTTGCTGTGGGAATGGAAAGCAGCAACGTTGAGGTCCTTCATGTCACCAAGCCTGACAAATACCAGCTTCATCTTCATGAGAGCTGTGTACTCTCTCTGCAGTTTGCCTACTGTG GCAAATGGTTTGTGAGCACAGGGAAGGATAACTTACTAAATGCATGGAGAACACCCTATGGAGCCAGCATATTCCAG tctAAAGAATCATCCTCGGTTCTAAGCTGCGACATATCCGTGGATGACAAATACATCGTCACTGGTTCAGGGGACAAGAAGGCAACTGTTTACGAGGTCATCTACTAA
- the LOC137198252 gene encoding transducin-like enhancer protein 1 isoform X2 codes for MFPQGRHPTPHQAPGQPFKFTIPESLDRIKEEFQFLQAQYHSLKLECEKLASEKTEMQRHYVMYYEMSYGLNIEMHKQTEIAKRLNTICAQVIPFLSQEHQQQVVQAVERAKQVTMAELNAVIGVRGLPGLPPTQHLSHSHGGAPVPLTPHPAGLHPSQLGGSAGLLALSGALGAIPPHLVGKDGGDKKPHLSGPDSHPAGPEHLRDREPGTSNSLLPESLRNSDKRRNGPDFSNDTKKRKVEDKDSSHYDSDGEKSDDNLVVDVSNEDPTSPRGTPLPSPRENGLDKARLLKKDPCSPASTASSASSSSLKSKEMAMRDKAGTPGLKSSTPTPRGDSTPGPSSTPGIRPSLSKPPSMEIPHPPTAGLRTPLAVPGPYPGAFGMLPHAAGMNGELAGAAGAAAYAAGLHNMSPQMSAAAAAAVAAYGRSPMVGFDPHPHMRVPGMPPSLTGIPGGKPAYSFHVAADGQMQPVPFPPDALVGPGIPRHARQINTLNHGEVVCAVTISNPTRHVYTGGKGCVKVWDISHPGNKSPVSQLDCLNRDNYIRSCRLLPDGRTLIVGGEASTLSIWDLATPTPRIKAELTSSAPACYALAISPDSKVCFSCCSDGNIAVWDLHNQTLVRQFQGHTDGASCIDISNDGTKLWTGGLDNTVRSWDLREGRQLQQHDFTSQIFSLGYCPTGEWLAVGMESSNVEVLHVTKPDKYQLHLHESCVLSLQFAYCGKWFVSTGKDNLLNAWRTPYGASIFQSKESSSVLSCDISVDDKYIVTGSGDKKATVYEVIY; via the exons TACTACGAGATGTCTTATGGCCTCAACATCGAAATGCACAAACAG acTGAGATTGCCAAGAGACTAAACACCATCTGTGCACAAGTCATCCCCTTCCTCTCACAGGAG catcagcagcaggtGGTCCAAGCTGTGGAGCGGGCCAAACAGGTGACCATGGCAGAGCTTAATGCTGTCATCGGGGTACGTGGACTGCCAGGTCTTCCACCTACC CAGCACCTATCCCATAGCCATGGTGGTGCCCCTGTGCCCCTTACTCCCCACCCCGCAGGCCTCCACCCGTCTCAGCTGGGTGGTTCAGCTGGTCTCCTGGCTCTATCAGGAGCACTTGGTGCTATTCCTCCTCATCTGGTGGGAAAAGACGGTGGGGATAAAAAGCCCCACCTGTCCGGACCAGACTCGCACCCTGCAGGACCTGAGCACCTGAGAG ACCGAGAACCCGGCACA AGTAACTCATTGCTGCCAGAAAGTCTCAGGAACTCAGATAAGCGACGTAACGGACCTGATTTTTCAAATGACACCAAGAAACGTAAAGTGGAGGACAAGGACTCCAGCCACTAT GATAGTGACGGGGAGAAAAGTGATGATAATTTAGTGGTGGATGTCTCAAATGAG GATCCAACTTCCCCCCGTGGGACGCCTCTCCCCTCCCCTAGAGAGAATGGCCTGGATAAAGCACGTCTCCTCAAGAAAGATCCCTGCAGTCCAGCCTCTACTGCGTCATCAGCTAGCTCCTCCTCCCTCAAGTCCAAAGAGATGGCAATG CGAGACAAAGCAGGAACACCTGGGCTAAAATCAAGCACACCCACACCTAGAGGTGATTCCACCCCTGGTCCAAGTTCTACACCTGGTATCCGGCCCAGCCTATCAAAACCCCCCTCCATGGAGATACCACATCCACCCA CTGCAGGTCTGCGGACTCCTCTGGCTGTGCCAGGCCCATACCCGGGTGCATTTGGTATGTTGCCCCATGCAGCAGGGATGAACGGGGAGCTTGCTGGAGCAGCTGGGGCTGCAGCCTATGCTGCTGGACTACACAACATGTCACCTCAGATGAGTGCTGCTGCGGCGGCCGCTGTGGCTGCGTATGGCCGTTCACCTATG GTTGGTTTTGATCCTCATCCTCACATGCGAGTTCCTGGAATGCCTCCCAGTCTGACAGGAATTCCTGGCGGCAAACC TGCCTATTCCTTTCACGTGGCAGCTGATGGACAGATGCAGCCAGTGCCGTTCCCACCAGATGCTCTAGTGGGCCCAGGGATCCCTCGCCACGCCCGTCAGATCAACACATTGAACCACGGAGAGGTGGTGTGCGCCGTTACCATCAGTAACCCCACCAGACACGTTTACACAGGAGGGAAGGGTTGCGTCAAGGTCTGGGACATTAGTCACCCAGGCAACAAGAGCCCCGTGTCGCAGCTCGACTGTCTG AACAGAGACAACTACATCCGCTCCTGTCGTCTCCTCCCTGATGGTCGGACGCTGATTGTGGGAGGTGAGGCCAGCACGTTGTCAATCTGGGATTTGGCCACGCCCACACCCAGGATTAAGGCAGAGTTAACATCATCAGCACCAGCATGCTACGCTCTGGCCATCAGCCCGGACTCCAAGGTCTGCTTCTCCTGTTGTAGCGATGGAAACATTGCTGTCTGGGATTTACACAACCAGACACTGGTCAG GCAGTTCCAGGGCCACACAGATGGAGCCAGCTGTATTGACATTTCCAATGATGGCACCAAGCTGTGGACTGGAGGCCTGGATAACACTGTCCGCTCCTGGGATCTCAGAGAGGGAcggcagctgcagcagcacgACTTTACATCACAG aTCTTCTCTCTTGGCTACTGTCCAACAGGAGAGTGGCTTGCTGTGGGAATGGAAAGCAGCAACGTTGAGGTCCTTCATGTCACCAAGCCTGACAAATACCAGCTTCATCTTCATGAGAGCTGTGTACTCTCTCTGCAGTTTGCCTACTGTG GCAAATGGTTTGTGAGCACAGGGAAGGATAACTTACTAAATGCATGGAGAACACCCTATGGAGCCAGCATATTCCAG tctAAAGAATCATCCTCGGTTCTAAGCTGCGACATATCCGTGGATGACAAATACATCGTCACTGGTTCAGGGGACAAGAAGGCAACTGTTTACGAGGTCATCTACTAA
- the LOC137198252 gene encoding transducin-like enhancer protein 1 isoform X1 produces MFPQGRHPTPHQAPGQPFKFTIPESLDRIKEEFQFLQAQYHSLKLECEKLASEKTEMQRHYVMYYEMSYGLNIEMHKQTEIAKRLNTICAQVIPFLSQEHQQQVVQAVERAKQVTMAELNAVIGVRGLPGLPPTQQHLSHSHGGAPVPLTPHPAGLHPSQLGGSAGLLALSGALGAIPPHLVGKDGGDKKPHLSGPDSHPAGPEHLRDREPGTSNSLLPESLRNSDKRRNGPDFSNDTKKRKVEDKDSSHYDSDGEKSDDNLVVDVSNEDPTSPRGTPLPSPRENGLDKARLLKKDPCSPASTASSASSSSLKSKEMAMRDKAGTPGLKSSTPTPRGDSTPGPSSTPGIRPSLSKPPSMEIPHPPTAGLRTPLAVPGPYPGAFGMLPHAAGMNGELAGAAGAAAYAAGLHNMSPQMSAAAAAAVAAYGRSPMVGFDPHPHMRVPGMPPSLTGIPGGKPAYSFHVAADGQMQPVPFPPDALVGPGIPRHARQINTLNHGEVVCAVTISNPTRHVYTGGKGCVKVWDISHPGNKSPVSQLDCLNRDNYIRSCRLLPDGRTLIVGGEASTLSIWDLATPTPRIKAELTSSAPACYALAISPDSKVCFSCCSDGNIAVWDLHNQTLVRQFQGHTDGASCIDISNDGTKLWTGGLDNTVRSWDLREGRQLQQHDFTSQIFSLGYCPTGEWLAVGMESSNVEVLHVTKPDKYQLHLHESCVLSLQFAYCGKWFVSTGKDNLLNAWRTPYGASIFQSKESSSVLSCDISVDDKYIVTGSGDKKATVYEVIY; encoded by the exons TACTACGAGATGTCTTATGGCCTCAACATCGAAATGCACAAACAG acTGAGATTGCCAAGAGACTAAACACCATCTGTGCACAAGTCATCCCCTTCCTCTCACAGGAG catcagcagcaggtGGTCCAAGCTGTGGAGCGGGCCAAACAGGTGACCATGGCAGAGCTTAATGCTGTCATCGGGGTACGTGGACTGCCAGGTCTTCCACCTACC CAGCAGCACCTATCCCATAGCCATGGTGGTGCCCCTGTGCCCCTTACTCCCCACCCCGCAGGCCTCCACCCGTCTCAGCTGGGTGGTTCAGCTGGTCTCCTGGCTCTATCAGGAGCACTTGGTGCTATTCCTCCTCATCTGGTGGGAAAAGACGGTGGGGATAAAAAGCCCCACCTGTCCGGACCAGACTCGCACCCTGCAGGACCTGAGCACCTGAGAG ACCGAGAACCCGGCACA AGTAACTCATTGCTGCCAGAAAGTCTCAGGAACTCAGATAAGCGACGTAACGGACCTGATTTTTCAAATGACACCAAGAAACGTAAAGTGGAGGACAAGGACTCCAGCCACTAT GATAGTGACGGGGAGAAAAGTGATGATAATTTAGTGGTGGATGTCTCAAATGAG GATCCAACTTCCCCCCGTGGGACGCCTCTCCCCTCCCCTAGAGAGAATGGCCTGGATAAAGCACGTCTCCTCAAGAAAGATCCCTGCAGTCCAGCCTCTACTGCGTCATCAGCTAGCTCCTCCTCCCTCAAGTCCAAAGAGATGGCAATG CGAGACAAAGCAGGAACACCTGGGCTAAAATCAAGCACACCCACACCTAGAGGTGATTCCACCCCTGGTCCAAGTTCTACACCTGGTATCCGGCCCAGCCTATCAAAACCCCCCTCCATGGAGATACCACATCCACCCA CTGCAGGTCTGCGGACTCCTCTGGCTGTGCCAGGCCCATACCCGGGTGCATTTGGTATGTTGCCCCATGCAGCAGGGATGAACGGGGAGCTTGCTGGAGCAGCTGGGGCTGCAGCCTATGCTGCTGGACTACACAACATGTCACCTCAGATGAGTGCTGCTGCGGCGGCCGCTGTGGCTGCGTATGGCCGTTCACCTATG GTTGGTTTTGATCCTCATCCTCACATGCGAGTTCCTGGAATGCCTCCCAGTCTGACAGGAATTCCTGGCGGCAAACC TGCCTATTCCTTTCACGTGGCAGCTGATGGACAGATGCAGCCAGTGCCGTTCCCACCAGATGCTCTAGTGGGCCCAGGGATCCCTCGCCACGCCCGTCAGATCAACACATTGAACCACGGAGAGGTGGTGTGCGCCGTTACCATCAGTAACCCCACCAGACACGTTTACACAGGAGGGAAGGGTTGCGTCAAGGTCTGGGACATTAGTCACCCAGGCAACAAGAGCCCCGTGTCGCAGCTCGACTGTCTG AACAGAGACAACTACATCCGCTCCTGTCGTCTCCTCCCTGATGGTCGGACGCTGATTGTGGGAGGTGAGGCCAGCACGTTGTCAATCTGGGATTTGGCCACGCCCACACCCAGGATTAAGGCAGAGTTAACATCATCAGCACCAGCATGCTACGCTCTGGCCATCAGCCCGGACTCCAAGGTCTGCTTCTCCTGTTGTAGCGATGGAAACATTGCTGTCTGGGATTTACACAACCAGACACTGGTCAG GCAGTTCCAGGGCCACACAGATGGAGCCAGCTGTATTGACATTTCCAATGATGGCACCAAGCTGTGGACTGGAGGCCTGGATAACACTGTCCGCTCCTGGGATCTCAGAGAGGGAcggcagctgcagcagcacgACTTTACATCACAG aTCTTCTCTCTTGGCTACTGTCCAACAGGAGAGTGGCTTGCTGTGGGAATGGAAAGCAGCAACGTTGAGGTCCTTCATGTCACCAAGCCTGACAAATACCAGCTTCATCTTCATGAGAGCTGTGTACTCTCTCTGCAGTTTGCCTACTGTG GCAAATGGTTTGTGAGCACAGGGAAGGATAACTTACTAAATGCATGGAGAACACCCTATGGAGCCAGCATATTCCAG tctAAAGAATCATCCTCGGTTCTAAGCTGCGACATATCCGTGGATGACAAATACATCGTCACTGGTTCAGGGGACAAGAAGGCAACTGTTTACGAGGTCATCTACTAA